The following are from one region of the Gammaproteobacteria bacterium genome:
- the queG gene encoding tRNA epoxyqueuosine(34) reductase QueG, with the protein MQVNTSAKNISDYAVLATAIKTWGKELGFHEVRIADAQADMSAVESGLFQWLAQEYHGTMDYMAKHGTKRTRPAELEPGTQRVISVCMNYAPPAVENSWDVIHSGDRAFISRYALGRDYHKVIRARLQKLADKITEAAGPFNYRVFSDSAPVMEVAWAQKAGLGWRGKHTLLLNRQAGSMFFLGEMYVDLPLPVDEETGNYCGSCTRCIDICPTQAIVAPYTVDARRCISYLTIELKDSIPEPLRPLIGNRIYGCDDCQLVCPWNKFAKITNENDFHVRNGLDDVSLIELFGWDQATFEAKLAGSAIRRIGYQQWLRNVAVGLGNATYSAEIVQALQARADDASDMVREHVQWALRQQHQKRTVIRE; encoded by the coding sequence ATGCAAGTCAATACCTCAGCAAAAAATATTTCCGATTATGCGGTTTTAGCAACAGCGATCAAGACATGGGGCAAGGAATTGGGCTTCCATGAGGTTCGCATTGCCGATGCGCAGGCGGATATGTCCGCGGTTGAATCCGGGTTGTTCCAGTGGCTGGCGCAAGAATATCACGGCACGATGGATTATATGGCGAAACACGGCACCAAGCGCACCCGGCCAGCGGAATTGGAGCCTGGGACGCAGCGCGTCATTTCGGTGTGCATGAACTATGCGCCGCCGGCGGTTGAAAATAGCTGGGATGTCATTCACTCCGGCGACCGGGCGTTCATTTCACGCTATGCACTGGGGCGCGATTACCATAAAGTGATCCGTGCGCGGCTGCAAAAGCTCGCCGACAAAATCACCGAAGCAGCAGGGCCGTTCAATTACCGGGTGTTTTCCGACAGTGCACCGGTGATGGAAGTGGCTTGGGCGCAGAAGGCCGGTTTGGGCTGGCGCGGCAAGCATACGTTACTGCTGAATCGCCAGGCGGGATCGATGTTTTTCCTCGGCGAAATGTACGTTGATTTGCCATTGCCGGTCGATGAAGAAACCGGCAACTATTGCGGCAGTTGCACCCGCTGCATCGACATCTGCCCGACGCAAGCGATTGTCGCACCCTACACAGTCGACGCCCGCCGTTGTATCTCCTACCTGACTATCGAACTCAAAGACAGCATCCCGGAACCATTACGGCCGCTGATCGGCAACCGTATCTACGGTTGTGACGATTGCCAGTTGGTGTGTCCGTGGAATAAATTCGCCAAGATTACCAACGAAAACGACTTTCACGTGCGCAACGGCCTCGACGATGTATCGCTGATCGAGTTGTTCGGTTGGGATCAAGCAACGTTTGAAGCGAAACTGGCCGGCAGCGCGATCCGCCGCATCGGTTACCAGCAATGGTTACGCAATGTCGCCGTCGGTCTAGGCAATGCGACGTACTCGGCTGAAATCGTTCAGGCGCTGCAAGCGCGCGCGGACGATGCGTCGGACATGGTGCGCGAGCATGTGCAGTGGGCGTTGCGGCAGCAACATCAAAAAAGAACTGTCATTCGGGAGTAA
- the ampD gene encoding 1,6-anhydro-N-acetylmuramyl-L-alanine amidase AmpD: MHLDATGLLDTAEFIASPNYDERPPGMDINLLVIHNISLPPDEFGGDGVIELFTNRIDPQAHPYYQSLQGLKVSAHFFIRRDGSLIQFVPCSQRAWHAGVSNWQGRERCNDFSIGIELEGSDTVPFTDAQYEVLIALTQCLCEQYPIQDIAGHSDIAPGRKTDPGPCFDWKRYGDSLSCGLIRRSTNSTPP, encoded by the coding sequence ATGCACCTGGACGCCACCGGATTGCTCGATACCGCCGAATTCATCGCCTCGCCGAATTACGACGAACGCCCGCCAGGCATGGACATCAATCTATTGGTAATTCACAACATCAGCCTGCCGCCGGATGAGTTTGGCGGCGATGGTGTAATCGAATTGTTCACCAACCGCATCGACCCGCAAGCTCATCCTTACTATCAGTCGTTGCAAGGTTTGAAAGTCTCCGCGCATTTTTTCATCCGCCGCGACGGCTCCCTGATTCAGTTCGTGCCGTGCAGCCAGCGCGCCTGGCACGCCGGCGTCTCGAACTGGCAAGGTCGCGAGCGCTGCAACGATTTCTCCATCGGCATCGAGCTCGAAGGTAGCGACACCGTACCGTTTACCGATGCGCAATATGAAGTGTTGATCGCTCTGACTCAATGTTTGTGCGAGCAGTATCCGATTCAGGATATCGCCGGGCATTCGGACATTGCTCCGGGACGAAAAACCGATCCGGGGCCCTGTTTCGATTGGAAAAGATACGGCGATAGTCTGAGCTGCGGCTTAATCAGGCGATCAACCAATAGCACACCACCGTGA
- a CDS encoding D-hexose-6-phosphate mutarotase, whose protein sequence is MTIEQLNTQFGIAGQLEFIAGKGGLPMIQVKTAKAKALISIHAGQVLSYQPAGEAEDVMFLSEKAYYQDGKAIKGGAPICWPWFGADPEGKGRSGHGFVRNRGWNVVATEALSNGDIKVTVGLDDTPETQAIWPHAFNLRQEIVVGDTLNLSLITRNTGKEKFTITQAFHTYFKVGDITRAKVLGLAGCDYLDKAGGGNTQKYQTGDVTIGAEVDRIYLNVGNTLTIDDAALNRRIQITSQGSKTAVVWNPWEKIARDMADLEDDDYKRLLCVETTNAADDVREVAPGGECRLVADYRVMRG, encoded by the coding sequence ATGACGATCGAGCAACTCAATACGCAATTCGGAATCGCAGGACAATTGGAATTTATCGCCGGTAAAGGCGGTTTGCCGATGATTCAGGTCAAAACCGCCAAGGCCAAAGCGCTGATCTCGATTCATGCCGGGCAGGTGCTATCGTACCAACCGGCCGGTGAAGCGGAAGACGTGATGTTTTTAAGCGAGAAAGCGTATTACCAGGACGGCAAAGCCATCAAAGGTGGCGCCCCGATCTGTTGGCCGTGGTTTGGCGCCGATCCGGAAGGTAAGGGGCGCTCCGGGCATGGTTTCGTGCGCAACCGCGGCTGGAATGTGGTGGCGACCGAAGCGCTGAGCAATGGCGACATCAAAGTTACCGTCGGACTCGACGATACCCCGGAAACGCAAGCCATCTGGCCACATGCGTTCAACCTGCGGCAGGAAATCGTCGTTGGCGACACCCTGAACCTATCGCTGATCACGCGCAACACCGGCAAGGAAAAATTCACCATCACCCAGGCTTTTCACACTTACTTCAAAGTCGGTGACATCACTCGCGCAAAAGTATTGGGACTGGCCGGTTGCGACTATCTCGACAAAGCCGGTGGCGGCAACACGCAAAAATATCAAACCGGTGACGTCACCATCGGCGCCGAAGTTGATCGTATCTATCTGAATGTCGGCAATACCCTGACCATCGACGACGCAGCACTCAACCGCCGCATCCAAATCACCTCGCAAGGCAGCAAAACCGCCGTGGTATGGAATCCCTGGGAGAAAATCGCCAGGGATATGGCGGATTTGGAAGATGATGATTACAAACGTTTGCTGTGTGTGGAAACCACTAATGCGGCGGATGATGTTCGAGAAGTTGCGCCGGGTGGGGAGTGTCGGTTGGTGGCTGATTACCGGGTGATGCGGGGTTAA
- the tsaE gene encoding tRNA (adenosine(37)-N6)-threonylcarbamoyltransferase complex ATPase subunit type 1 TsaE — MHNAHSTDAETAHNFSCYLADDSATLKFGEKLSTYLHAGLTLYLIGDLGAGKTTLTRGILHGLGYSHTVKSPTYNLVEIYKISGVYFYHFDFYRFNDYLEWEEAGFRDYFNSDSICVVEWPEKAGDLLPKPDLQLVLSILDTGRKIELQACTEAGKQCLKQWSNLKNE; from the coding sequence TTGCATAACGCACATTCGACGGACGCTGAAACAGCGCACAATTTTTCCTGTTATCTTGCCGACGATTCAGCAACTCTAAAATTCGGTGAAAAATTATCGACTTATTTACATGCCGGCTTAACCCTTTACTTGATCGGCGATCTCGGCGCCGGCAAAACCACACTGACGCGCGGTATTCTACACGGGCTTGGATACTCGCATACCGTCAAAAGTCCGACCTACAATTTAGTTGAAATCTACAAAATCTCTGGGGTATACTTCTATCACTTTGATTTTTATCGATTCAATGACTATCTTGAATGGGAAGAAGCAGGTTTCCGCGACTATTTTAATTCAGATTCAATCTGCGTGGTGGAATGGCCTGAAAAAGCAGGCGATTTATTACCCAAACCGGACTTGCAGCTCGTTCTCAGCATTCTCGATACTGGCCGAAAAATCGAACTTCAGGCGTGCACAGAGGCGGGAAAACAATGCTTGAAACAGTGGAGCAATTTAAAAAACGAGTAA
- a CDS encoding type II toxin-antitoxin system RelE/ParE family toxin gives MNTIQTTEVFDKWFDELKDRIAKARIQARIDWAEDGNFGDCSPVGEGVSEMRIHVGAGYRVYYKQVGMEIFLLLAGGDKSTQQRDIETALELARKIKE, from the coding sequence ATGAATACGATTCAAACCACAGAAGTTTTCGATAAATGGTTCGATGAATTGAAAGATCGAATAGCTAAAGCGCGAATTCAGGCGCGAATCGACTGGGCGGAAGATGGTAATTTTGGCGATTGCAGCCCGGTTGGCGAAGGCGTATCCGAAATGCGCATTCATGTTGGAGCCGGATATCGCGTGTATTACAAACAAGTTGGCATGGAAATATTTTTGCTGCTAGCCGGTGGAGACAAATCGACACAACAGCGGGATATAGAAACAGCGCTTGAGTTGGCGCGTAAAATTAAGGAATAA
- the purT gene encoding formate-dependent phosphoribosylglycinamide formyltransferase yields MKTTSVIGTPLSPSATKVMLLGSGELGKEVIIALQRLGVETIAVDRYANAPGHQVAHRAHVINMADGQALHALVEQEQPDIIVPEIEAIATEMLLEIEKTGLATVIPTARAARLTMNREGIRCLAAETLELPTSPYAFANSLAELQAVIDNTIGYPCIVKPVMSSSGKGQSRVDHAGEVQAAWNYAASGSRVDQGRVIVEGVIHFDYEITQLTVRALDIDGTIKTHFCEPIGHVQVHGDYVESWQPQAMSVTALQRAREIAKIITDDLGGLGIFGVELFVKGDDVWFSEVSPRPHDTGMVTMCSQKQSEFDLHARAILGLPVDTSLLVSGASAVIYGQLEAKGIAFSGVVDALNVPHSDIRLFGKPESFKRRRMGVALANGADTNQARERAKLAASRVIPIKD; encoded by the coding sequence ATGAAAACAACATCGGTCATCGGTACGCCGCTCAGTCCGTCGGCGACCAAAGTCATGCTGCTCGGCAGCGGCGAACTCGGCAAGGAGGTCATCATCGCGCTGCAGCGTTTGGGCGTCGAAACCATCGCGGTTGACCGTTACGCCAACGCACCGGGTCATCAAGTCGCGCATCGAGCGCATGTGATCAACATGGCCGATGGGCAGGCGTTGCACGCACTGGTCGAACAGGAACAACCCGATATCATCGTGCCGGAGATTGAAGCGATCGCCACGGAGATGCTGCTGGAGATCGAGAAAACGGGATTGGCAACGGTCATTCCCACCGCGCGCGCCGCCCGGTTGACGATGAATCGCGAGGGCATTCGTTGTCTGGCGGCGGAAACCTTGGAGCTGCCGACATCGCCGTATGCCTTTGCCAACAGCTTGGCGGAACTGCAAGCGGTAATCGACAACACGATTGGTTATCCGTGTATCGTCAAGCCGGTGATGTCGTCATCCGGCAAAGGGCAATCACGGGTCGATCATGCCGGGGAAGTGCAAGCAGCCTGGAATTACGCCGCCAGCGGCAGCCGCGTCGATCAGGGGCGTGTGATCGTCGAAGGCGTGATTCATTTCGATTACGAAATCACGCAATTGACCGTGCGAGCACTGGATATAGACGGTACCATCAAAACCCATTTCTGCGAACCGATCGGTCATGTGCAGGTGCATGGCGATTACGTCGAAAGCTGGCAACCGCAAGCGATGTCGGTGACGGCGCTGCAACGCGCGCGCGAAATTGCCAAGATCATCACTGATGATTTGGGAGGGCTGGGCATTTTCGGCGTGGAATTGTTCGTCAAAGGCGATGATGTGTGGTTCAGCGAAGTCAGCCCACGGCCGCACGACACCGGCATGGTGACAATGTGTAGCCAGAAGCAAAGCGAATTCGACTTGCACGCACGCGCGATTCTTGGTTTGCCAGTCGATACCTCATTGCTGGTGTCCGGTGCCAGCGCGGTGATTTACGGTCAACTGGAAGCCAAAGGCATTGCTTTTTCCGGCGTGGTCGACGCGCTCAACGTACCGCACAGCGATATCCGCCTATTCGGCAAGCCGGAATCGTTCAAGCGGCGGCGCATGGGGGTGGCGCTGGCGAATGGTGCGGATACGAATCAAGCGCGCGAGCGGGCAAAGCTGGCCGCTAGCCGGGTAATACCAATCAAGGATTAA
- a CDS encoding SLC13/DASS family transporter, translating to MLKNSWSLILGPLFAFIIAISMSASGWDAKACWTGAIVVLCVVWWIFEPIPIPATSIIPLAVFPLTEVLTKEDIARAYGDDLILMMLGGFMLSAALAHSGAHHRLAVGLIRIVGGYSSRRIVFGFLCACAFISMWISNTATTLMMLPLALAVIDQSNDKKLAIPLLLSIAYGSSIGGLGSPIGTPPNLVFMREYESFTGITVSFIQWMSWGVPVVMLMAPLAGLWLTRYLRHEGELAMPPAGSWRAEERRMLLIFGLTVLAWITRNEPFGGWSVWLGLKGATDATVALIAVLAVFLIPNGRGGKLLDWDTAVRVPWGILILFASGIAIAQAFVETGLSKAIGEQLTILSGLHPLIIIAFVAIVVVFLTETTSNTATAVLLMPILAPAAQAAGIDPALLMLPAAMSASYGFMMPVGTAPNAIVFGTGKVPMISMAREGLVLNLIGAAVITVVCYWLIA from the coding sequence ATGCTCAAAAATTCCTGGTCATTAATCTTGGGGCCTTTATTTGCTTTTATTATTGCCATCAGCATGAGCGCCTCCGGCTGGGATGCCAAAGCATGCTGGACAGGTGCTATCGTTGTTCTGTGCGTCGTCTGGTGGATTTTCGAGCCGATTCCGATTCCGGCGACGTCGATCATTCCGCTGGCAGTGTTTCCGTTGACGGAGGTGTTGACCAAGGAGGACATTGCGCGAGCGTATGGCGACGATCTGATATTGATGATGCTCGGTGGTTTTATGCTGTCAGCGGCGCTGGCGCATTCCGGCGCGCATCACCGGCTGGCGGTTGGGTTGATCCGTATTGTCGGCGGGTACAGCAGCCGACGTATCGTGTTCGGGTTTTTATGCGCCTGCGCGTTTATCAGCATGTGGATTTCCAATACTGCGACCACATTGATGATGTTGCCGCTGGCGCTGGCGGTAATCGATCAGAGCAACGATAAAAAGCTGGCGATCCCGTTATTGTTGTCGATCGCTTACGGCAGCAGCATCGGCGGATTGGGTTCGCCGATCGGCACGCCGCCGAATCTGGTTTTTATGCGCGAATACGAGAGTTTTACCGGTATCACTGTGAGCTTTATCCAGTGGATGAGCTGGGGCGTGCCGGTTGTCATGCTGATGGCGCCGCTGGCGGGTTTGTGGCTGACGCGGTATTTGCGTCATGAAGGTGAATTGGCGATGCCTCCGGCAGGGTCGTGGCGCGCGGAAGAACGGCGCATGCTGCTGATTTTCGGCTTGACGGTGCTGGCGTGGATTACACGCAACGAGCCGTTCGGTGGTTGGAGCGTTTGGCTTGGCCTGAAAGGGGCAACCGATGCCACGGTGGCATTGATTGCCGTGCTGGCGGTGTTTCTGATTCCGAACGGCCGCGGCGGCAAGCTGCTGGATTGGGATACGGCTGTGAGGGTGCCGTGGGGTATCTTGATTCTGTTCGCGAGCGGCATTGCAATTGCGCAGGCATTTGTCGAAACCGGTTTGTCGAAGGCGATCGGCGAGCAGCTGACCATTTTGTCCGGCTTGCATCCGTTGATCATCATCGCTTTCGTCGCAATCGTGGTGGTTTTTCTGACCGAAACCACCAGCAATACAGCCACGGCGGTGTTGTTGATGCCGATTCTCGCACCGGCGGCGCAGGCTGCGGGTATCGATCCCGCATTGTTAATGCTGCCAGCGGCGATGAGTGCCAGTTACGGCTTCATGATGCCGGTTGGCACCGCGCCCAATGCCATTGTATTCGGGACAGGCAAGGTGCCCATGATCAGCATGGCGCGTGAAGGATTGGTACTCAACCTTATCGGCGCAGCGGTGATCACGGTGGTGTGCTATTGGTTGATCGCCTGA
- a CDS encoding RelA/SpoT domain-containing protein — protein MMGLFWVELKYSKKAVRRAGDYLISDDLDLDKFFKASDVLDNWRSSHAYPLQSMLGYYRKIAFEVDPNAVVVKRLKRTPSILAKLQREDGMKLDRMEDIGGCRIVVSSISQVYQIRDAIVEGRTRNILRRERDYISEPKPSGYRGIHLVYRYNGSKQNFSSHFVELQIRSNVQHSWATAVEVVGTFTGQSLKASKGHDAWLNFFKLASIAFADIEEKALARNASTRDRQDLIKYIVRLDVLPRLRAFAVSTNHIGDSKNKGIEYFLLLLEVDKSNIKIFRYPTGQLDSATRKYSALEKEFKDNPKKDVVLVSAESIRALKKAYPNYFADTTAFSRNIEKIIEANEALKRTSF, from the coding sequence GTGATGGGTTTGTTTTGGGTTGAGCTAAAATATTCAAAAAAGGCGGTAAGACGAGCCGGTGATTATTTAATCAGTGATGATTTAGATTTAGATAAGTTTTTCAAGGCATCTGATGTTCTTGATAATTGGCGCTCTTCGCATGCCTATCCACTTCAGTCAATGCTTGGCTACTACAGAAAAATAGCTTTTGAAGTCGATCCAAATGCAGTTGTAGTAAAAAGGCTGAAACGCACTCCTTCTATCCTTGCCAAATTACAACGCGAGGATGGGATGAAACTTGACAGAATGGAAGATATTGGCGGTTGTCGTATTGTTGTTTCTAGCATAAGCCAAGTCTATCAAATACGAGACGCTATTGTAGAAGGTAGAACCAGAAACATTCTTCGTCGCGAAAGAGATTATATAAGCGAGCCAAAACCTTCTGGTTATAGAGGAATCCATCTTGTCTATCGCTACAACGGTTCCAAACAAAACTTCTCTTCCCATTTTGTTGAGTTACAAATTAGGAGCAATGTGCAACACTCGTGGGCTACTGCTGTAGAAGTAGTTGGCACGTTTACTGGTCAGAGTCTTAAAGCTAGTAAAGGTCATGATGCTTGGTTGAATTTCTTCAAGCTAGCTAGCATTGCTTTTGCCGATATTGAAGAAAAAGCTTTAGCAAGAAATGCAAGTACTAGGGATCGACAAGATTTAATTAAGTATATTGTACGATTAGATGTTCTTCCTAGACTAAGAGCATTTGCTGTTTCAACTAATCATATTGGGGATTCAAAAAATAAGGGCATAGAATATTTTTTACTTCTTCTCGAAGTTGACAAGTCAAACATTAAAATATTTAGGTATCCAACAGGTCAATTAGATTCGGCAACGAGAAAATATAGTGCACTGGAAAAAGAATTTAAGGACAATCCCAAGAAAGACGTAGTGCTTGTTTCTGCAGAGTCGATAAGAGCCTTAAAAAAGGCATATCCAAACTATTTTGCAGATACTACTGCTTTTTCTCGAAACATTGAGAAAATAATTGAAGCAAACGAAGCATTAAAGCGAACAAGCTTCTGA
- a CDS encoding putative addiction module antidote protein has translation MDKIKLRCWDSAEHLKTEEDIALYLDACLEEAGDDAAFIAKALGNIARARGMTQLAHDTGLGRESLYKALSGDGNPSFSTILKVIKALGLKLHVETPGR, from the coding sequence ATGGACAAAATCAAATTGCGATGCTGGGATAGTGCTGAACACCTCAAAACTGAGGAGGACATAGCACTTTACCTCGATGCCTGCTTGGAAGAGGCAGGCGATGATGCCGCTTTTATCGCCAAAGCGCTTGGGAACATAGCTCGCGCGCGCGGCATGACTCAGCTTGCACACGATACCGGGCTTGGCAGAGAAAGCCTTTACAAAGCTTTGTCCGGCGACGGCAACCCCAGCTTCTCCACGATCCTGAAAGTCATTAAGGCGCTCGGATTGAAGCTGCATGTCGAAACACCCGGGCGCTGA
- a CDS encoding N-acetylmuramoyl-L-alanine amidase: MLETVEQFKKRVTAYRNDRNLRVAGNFFLSCLILIFFCCICPSQSVLAADTTVKSVRIGLTPDYTRITLESGQPLDYELSMLENPHRVVVDLNNAKLSPALSTLPQKVDAIDPFVQKIRVGQYKPHVIRLVFDLKANVVPRTFVIEPKENFAHRLVLDIYHPEKAGKADQIARANPPASADFGADVLDELVATLTKGNGNQPQKADQIRLVWPHSPKPQLNQANQVKQLSNSPAAPNRKPGKAPPKNLAPRILIIAIDPGHGGKDPGAVGNQGTHEKDVTLAIAKKLKERIDKESNMRAILTRDGDYYISLPQRRINARRANADLFVSIHADANPKAHAHGSSVFTLSEHGATSTTASWLANKENSVDNDLMGGIDITSKSKDIKELLLDLSLNATINDSVKLAEYVLKQLGGINHLHKRNVEQAGFAVLKSPDIPSILVETAFLSNPREEEKLRSKGYQDKMADAMYLGIKKYFSDNPALARSAVAQAK; encoded by the coding sequence ATGCTTGAAACAGTGGAGCAATTTAAAAAACGAGTAACTGCATATCGAAATGACCGCAATCTCCGTGTTGCCGGAAATTTCTTTCTGTCATGCCTCATTCTGATTTTTTTCTGCTGTATTTGTCCGAGCCAGTCCGTTTTGGCCGCCGACACCACGGTAAAATCGGTTCGCATCGGATTGACCCCGGATTATACCCGCATCACATTGGAATCCGGCCAACCGCTCGACTATGAACTAAGCATGCTGGAAAACCCGCACCGGGTGGTTGTCGATTTAAACAATGCCAAGCTGTCTCCGGCGCTATCGACACTCCCGCAAAAAGTCGATGCCATTGACCCTTTTGTGCAAAAAATCCGCGTCGGTCAGTATAAACCGCATGTCATCCGGCTGGTGTTCGACCTGAAGGCCAATGTCGTGCCGCGCACCTTTGTCATCGAACCGAAGGAAAATTTTGCCCATCGCTTGGTTCTGGATATTTATCATCCCGAAAAAGCCGGCAAAGCGGATCAGATTGCCCGGGCCAATCCCCCGGCTAGTGCTGACTTTGGAGCGGATGTTCTGGATGAATTGGTTGCCACGTTGACGAAAGGCAATGGCAATCAACCACAAAAAGCGGATCAGATCCGGCTGGTCTGGCCGCACTCGCCCAAACCGCAACTGAACCAAGCGAATCAAGTTAAGCAACTCAGCAATTCTCCAGCAGCGCCCAACCGGAAACCCGGCAAAGCACCACCGAAAAACTTGGCACCACGGATTCTTATCATTGCGATCGATCCCGGTCATGGCGGCAAGGATCCCGGCGCGGTGGGAAATCAGGGCACTCATGAGAAAGATGTTACTTTGGCAATCGCCAAAAAACTGAAAGAGCGCATCGACAAGGAATCGAACATGCGCGCGATTCTGACGCGCGACGGCGATTACTATATTTCCCTGCCGCAACGCCGCATTAACGCGCGCCGCGCCAACGCCGACTTATTCGTGTCAATCCATGCCGATGCCAACCCCAAAGCGCATGCGCACGGTTCTTCGGTCTTTACATTATCCGAGCACGGCGCCACTTCGACCACGGCGAGCTGGCTTGCCAACAAGGAAAACAGCGTCGACAACGATTTGATGGGCGGTATCGATATCACATCGAAATCAAAAGACATTAAAGAACTGCTGCTGGATCTGTCACTCAACGCCACTATCAATGACAGCGTCAAATTGGCGGAATACGTTTTGAAACAACTCGGCGGCATTAATCATTTACATAAAAGAAATGTCGAACAAGCCGGTTTCGCCGTGCTGAAATCACCCGATATTCCATCTATCCTGGTGGAAACGGCTTTTCTCAGTAATCCCAGAGAAGAAGAGAAACTGCGCAGCAAAGGCTATCAGGACAAAATGGCGGATGCCATGTACTTGGGCATCAAAAAATATTTTTCCGACAATCCGGCATTGGCGCGATCTGCCGTAGCTCAAGCAAAATAA